One stretch of Comamonadaceae bacterium OTU4NAUVB1 DNA includes these proteins:
- a CDS encoding tripartite tricarboxylate transporter substrate binding protein: MKPLKVLAACAVLAFSPAWAQTAKFPDRLVRIVVPFAAGGGVDNVARLLAQQLHTQLGGVPVIVENRAGANGSLGGKAVQTAPADGYTLLFSAATHVLAKEVMSTPPYDPQTDFAPIARVAEAPLMLVIAPTLAPRRLGEVLAAAKKEPDKWTAAIPAAGAPSHLATLLLAKQGNVKFTYVPYKGTQPALVDVGGGHVQLLMDSMISVLPLAKAGRVRPIAITSAKRSPLAPDVPTVQESGLPGFTYGSWYGVWAPKGTPPDRVQLLNEAINAAMTELGRSGALANLGVEPVTQDVEQFRRYVAGFVTQSAELLRSAGFKPE, from the coding sequence ATGAAGCCCTTGAAAGTTCTCGCCGCCTGCGCGGTCCTCGCGTTCTCGCCCGCCTGGGCGCAGACGGCCAAGTTTCCCGACCGGCTGGTTCGCATCGTCGTGCCGTTCGCCGCTGGTGGGGGCGTCGACAACGTCGCTCGGCTGCTGGCCCAGCAGCTTCACACGCAGCTCGGCGGCGTGCCGGTGATCGTGGAGAACCGGGCCGGGGCCAACGGGTCGCTCGGCGGCAAGGCGGTGCAGACCGCCCCGGCCGATGGCTACACCCTGCTGTTCTCGGCCGCCACCCATGTGCTGGCCAAGGAGGTCATGAGCACGCCGCCCTACGATCCGCAGACGGACTTTGCGCCGATCGCACGGGTCGCCGAGGCGCCGCTGATGCTGGTCATCGCGCCCACCCTGGCGCCGCGCAGGCTCGGGGAGGTGCTGGCCGCCGCGAAGAAGGAGCCCGACAAGTGGACCGCCGCGATTCCCGCAGCCGGCGCCCCCAGCCACTTGGCCACGCTGCTGCTGGCCAAACAAGGCAACGTCAAGTTCACTTACGTGCCGTACAAGGGCACGCAGCCTGCACTGGTCGATGTGGGTGGTGGGCATGTGCAACTCCTGATGGACTCGATGATCTCGGTCCTGCCGCTGGCCAAGGCGGGTCGGGTTCGCCCGATTGCCATCACATCGGCCAAACGCAGCCCGTTGGCGCCGGACGTTCCGACCGTTCAGGAGAGTGGACTGCCCGGATTCACTTACGGGTCGTGGTATGGGGTGTGGGCGCCCAAAGGCACGCCGCCCGACCGCGTGCAACTTCTCAACGAGGCCATCAATGCCGCCATGACCGAACTCGGCAGAAGCGGCGCGCTTGCCAATCTGGGCGTCGAGCCTGTGACGCAGGACGTCGAGCAATTCAGACGGTATGTGGCAGGTTTCGTGACGCAGAGCGCCGAACTGCTCAGAAGTGCAGGTTTCAAGCCAGAGTGA
- a CDS encoding GTP-binding protein, which translates to MGSGHFSALLAGGREAALDTGREPDRARIPVTVLTGFLGSGKTTLLNRLLREPDLHGTAVIVNEFGAIGIDHDLIAQTTEDTVLLANGCMCCAVRGDLVAALVALGARGDTDGPPLRQVLIETSGLADPAPVLRTLMGEPAVKGRFSLAGVCCTVDAVLGAGTLERHPEATRQMAMADQLLVTKTDLLNGPVSPSLLDCLQALNPDADVHLHPDEHVGVLRRTLQTTPDRDGGSSGGDLLGLHYRPTLQAAGTSEPLLHPEGIRSFVIVRDDPLARESFEAWLDMVIAMRGEDLLRVKGIVNLVEEPDRPLVFHGVQHLYQPPEFLPAWPSTDRRSRIVFITSGVDAEALDESLRVFERRRRRRSAVAPVPDPSTKTLETP; encoded by the coding sequence ATGGGCAGCGGTCACTTCTCGGCCCTGCTGGCGGGCGGGCGCGAGGCCGCGCTCGACACCGGCCGCGAGCCCGACCGGGCGCGCATCCCAGTGACGGTGCTCACCGGCTTCCTCGGCAGCGGCAAGACGACCCTGCTCAACCGGCTGCTGCGTGAGCCCGACCTGCACGGCACGGCGGTGATCGTCAACGAGTTCGGTGCGATCGGCATCGACCACGACCTGATCGCGCAGACCACCGAGGACACCGTGCTGCTGGCCAACGGCTGCATGTGCTGCGCGGTGCGCGGCGACCTGGTCGCGGCGCTGGTGGCGCTCGGCGCGCGCGGCGACACCGACGGTCCGCCGCTGCGCCAGGTCCTCATCGAGACCAGCGGCCTGGCCGATCCTGCGCCCGTCCTGCGCACGCTGATGGGCGAGCCCGCCGTGAAGGGCCGCTTCTCGCTCGCGGGAGTCTGTTGCACGGTCGATGCCGTCCTGGGCGCGGGCACGCTCGAGCGTCATCCGGAGGCCACCAGGCAGATGGCGATGGCCGACCAATTGCTCGTCACGAAAACCGATCTCCTGAACGGGCCGGTGTCACCCAGCCTGCTGGATTGCCTGCAGGCCCTCAATCCCGACGCCGACGTCCACCTCCACCCCGATGAACACGTGGGCGTGCTGCGCCGGACGTTGCAGACCACGCCCGACCGGGACGGCGGGAGTTCGGGCGGGGACCTGCTCGGTCTGCACTACCGGCCGACATTGCAGGCCGCTGGAACGTCCGAACCCCTCCTGCACCCGGAAGGCATCCGATCGTTCGTGATCGTGCGCGATGACCCATTGGCGCGCGAGAGCTTCGAGGCCTGGCTCGACATGGTGATCGCAATGCGCGGGGAGGATCTGCTGAGAGTCAAGGGCATCGTCAACTTGGTCGAGGAGCCGGACCGGCCCCTGGTCTTTCACGGGGTGCAGCACCTCTATCAGCCCCCCGAGTTCCTGCCGGCCTGGCCGAGCACGGATCGCCGCTCCCGGATCGTCTTCATCACAAGCGGCGTCGACGCCGAGGCGTTGGACGAGTCGCTGCGCGTCTTCGAGCGCCGACGAAGGCGCAGGTCCGCCGTGGCTCCCGTACCTGACCCATCGACAAAAACCCTGGAGACACCATGA